The proteins below are encoded in one region of Nitrosopumilus sp.:
- a CDS encoding amino acid permease: protein MSELKRHIGLFQLTTYGVGLILGAGIYVLMGEAVGFAGDSVWIAFVLGSIVALFAGFSYAELSSIFPKSAAEYVFIKNAFKSNFFAFLIGWLTSITSIITAATVSLGFGGYLAEFANIPIIISAIGLLVILSIVNFIGIRESAWTNTIFTLIEASGLILIIIIGFTFSNPESVNYLESPSGFSGVVIAFVLIFFAFIGFEDMANVAEEVKKPKKTIPRAIILSVLISGTIYILVSLAVVRVVNWEELATSAAPMALVAEIGLGSEAHIILSFIALFAITNTVLITLVAGSRMFYGMARERVYPQILEKIHLKTKTPWIAIIVILIASIAFTLIGDIVIVANIAVFAIVITFAAINLAVIVLRYIEPNIERKFRVPINIGKLPILPLFGVGISVYMGFQFEIEIILVGILIIGIGGIFFIIFKNKKIDSNIKQ from the coding sequence ATGTCTGAATTAAAACGTCACATAGGACTTTTCCAACTTACAACGTATGGGGTTGGATTGATTCTCGGCGCAGGAATTTATGTGCTAATGGGTGAAGCTGTAGGATTTGCCGGAGATTCAGTCTGGATTGCATTTGTTTTAGGATCAATTGTTGCATTATTTGCAGGATTTAGTTATGCAGAATTATCATCGATATTTCCAAAATCTGCTGCAGAATATGTATTCATTAAAAATGCCTTTAAAAGTAATTTTTTTGCATTTCTAATAGGATGGTTAACATCAATTACATCTATTATTACTGCTGCAACAGTATCATTAGGATTTGGTGGATATTTGGCAGAATTTGCCAATATTCCAATAATAATTTCTGCTATTGGTTTGTTAGTTATTCTTTCTATAGTAAATTTTATAGGAATAAGAGAGTCAGCTTGGACAAACACTATTTTTACATTAATTGAAGCTTCTGGATTAATACTAATTATCATAATTGGTTTTACATTTAGTAATCCAGAATCAGTAAATTATCTTGAAAGTCCTTCTGGTTTTAGCGGAGTTGTTATTGCATTTGTTTTGATATTTTTTGCATTTATTGGATTTGAAGATATGGCAAATGTAGCTGAGGAGGTAAAAAAGCCCAAAAAAACAATTCCGAGAGCAATAATCTTGTCTGTTTTGATATCTGGGACAATATACATTCTAGTTTCTTTGGCAGTAGTTCGTGTAGTAAATTGGGAAGAACTTGCCACTTCAGCAGCACCGATGGCACTAGTAGCTGAAATAGGTTTAGGATCAGAAGCTCATATCATACTTTCTTTTATTGCTCTTTTTGCAATAACCAATACTGTTTTGATCACACTTGTTGCAGGATCCAGAATGTTTTATGGAATGGCAAGAGAGAGAGTCTATCCTCAAATACTTGAAAAAATTCATTTGAAAACAAAAACACCATGGATTGCAATTATTGTAATTCTGATTGCTTCAATAGCCTTTACGTTAATTGGAGATATTGTAATTGTTGCAAACATTGCAGTTTTTGCAATTGTGATAACTTTTGCTGCAATAAATCTAGCTGTAATTGTTTTACGCTATATAGAGCCTAATATTGAACGAAAATTTAGAGTTCCAATAAATATAGGTAAATTACCCATACTTCCATTATTTGGAGTAGGAATTTCAGTCTATATGGGATTCCAATTTGAAATTGAAATCATACTTGTAGGAATTTTAATAATAGGAATAGGAGGAATATTTTTTATAATTTTTAAGAATAAAAAAATCGATAGTAATATTAAACAATAA
- a CDS encoding VIT1/CCC1 transporter family protein: MKWNFDDFIYGSIDGAVTTFAIVAGTVGASLPAGIILILGFANLFADGFSMAAANYQASKARNEFVQMKRRQEEWEIDNLAEQERNEIRKIYREKGFKDELLDDVVRIITSRRKVWIDTMMKEELGLVEDEKNSMDSSVSTFIGFNMIGLIPLLPFMIFMIIGIDQNSEAFIYSTISVLAAFFLVGMIKGKIVKKSMMSSGVTTLIIGGIAAVVAYLVGYGLNFLVS, encoded by the coding sequence ATGAAATGGAATTTTGATGATTTTATTTATGGATCAATAGATGGTGCAGTAACAACATTTGCCATAGTTGCCGGTACAGTTGGAGCATCACTACCTGCAGGAATTATCTTAATTCTAGGATTTGCAAATTTGTTTGCTGATGGATTTTCAATGGCTGCTGCAAATTATCAAGCATCAAAAGCTCGAAATGAATTTGTTCAAATGAAAAGAAGACAAGAAGAATGGGAGATAGATAATTTAGCAGAACAAGAAAGAAACGAGATTAGAAAAATTTATAGAGAAAAAGGATTCAAAGATGAATTACTTGATGATGTTGTACGAATCATCACATCAAGAAGAAAAGTTTGGATAGATACAATGATGAAAGAGGAACTTGGACTAGTTGAAGACGAAAAGAATTCAATGGATAGTTCTGTGAGTACTTTTATTGGCTTTAATATGATCGGATTAATTCCACTGCTACCATTCATGATTTTTATGATAATTGGAATTGATCAAAACTCAGAAGCTTTCATATATTCTACAATTTCTGTTCTTGCTGCATTTTTCCTAGTAGGGATGATCAAAGGAAAAATAGTTAAAAAATCAATGATGAGTTCAGGAGTAACCACATTAATCATTGGTGGTATTGCAGCAGTTGTTGCATATTTGGTAGGATACGGATTAAATTTTCTGGTTTCTTAG
- a CDS encoding CBS domain-containing protein: MNIKICILVIVDNSKYVEIITEKDIELFLFSETLTQRLEDTLITKIMKPIKFADNEINPKKAAEIMSQNSINSLTRYIVTKVLIIVKFDKELYVACETVLENNVNGLIVHDDDNDVLGIFSKTTVSKVLVSV; the protein is encoded by the coding sequence TTGAATATAAAAATTTGCATATTAGTTATTGTAGATAATAGTAAGTATGTAGAAATAATCACTGAAAAAGATATTGAGTTGTTTTTATTTTCTGAAACTTTAACTCAAAGATTAGAAGATACATTGATTACAAAAATTATGAAGCCAATCAAATTTGCAGATAATGAAATTAATCCTAAGAAAGCTGCTGAAATTATGAGTCAAAATAGTATTAATTCATTAACAAGATACATAGTAACTAAAGTACTAATTATTGTAAAATTTGATAAGGAGTTATATGTTGCATGTGAAACTGTTTTAGAAAATAATGTTAATGGTTTAATTGTACATGATGATGATAATGATGTTTTAGGTATTTTTAGTAAAACCACTGTATCTAAAGTCTTAGTATCAGTATGA
- a CDS encoding J domain-containing protein yields MVENNYDILGIVEGSTEKEIRDAFRRLALQFHSDRGGENEQFIKIKQAYDDLKIGKKYPDTDIEKIKNARVYSEDNESDVRKKNQILGQELFKEMKTAEEWAAALNRTNSTGIRLFGSKTLGEIELERKATGTLSIKGNFMAGSLTYDGPIIMQGSITSPSWTQEYQTNIHLTKGDFKFIDPLENKYKIDNGARITVDHGNVIVGNVYGRKYRVEDLDGRVGIFQIQEHKTCISAPNGKIIVENVVNTVLLEADSIIVLNVEDDVTLSAREILFYGSKLTYDSTIELKQGGSIRFFENFSIQGLSGDAMIKLENGKKIRMFNLKTKRIKDLPDEFIPNKENYAKDATMVGHGFTITYDMLDNLSKKPTKKQKTSWASKLGFSKN; encoded by the coding sequence ATGGTAGAAAATAACTATGATATTTTAGGAATAGTAGAAGGTTCTACTGAAAAAGAGATTCGAGATGCATTTAGACGATTAGCCCTTCAATTTCATTCAGATCGAGGTGGAGAGAATGAACAATTTATCAAAATCAAACAAGCATATGATGATCTAAAAATTGGAAAAAAGTATCCTGATACCGACATTGAAAAAATAAAGAATGCAAGAGTGTATTCTGAAGATAATGAATCTGATGTTAGAAAGAAAAATCAGATACTTGGTCAAGAATTATTTAAAGAAATGAAAACAGCTGAAGAATGGGCAGCTGCACTAAACAGAACGAATTCAACTGGAATTAGATTATTTGGATCAAAAACTCTTGGTGAAATAGAATTAGAAAGAAAAGCAACAGGTACTTTATCAATTAAAGGAAATTTTATGGCAGGAAGTCTAACTTATGATGGTCCAATAATTATGCAAGGAAGTATAACAAGCCCATCTTGGACACAGGAATATCAAACAAATATACATTTAACTAAAGGGGATTTCAAATTCATTGATCCTTTAGAAAATAAATACAAAATTGATAATGGTGCTAGAATAACTGTTGATCATGGAAATGTTATCGTAGGAAATGTTTATGGTAGAAAATACAGAGTTGAAGATCTAGATGGAAGAGTAGGAATTTTTCAAATTCAGGAACATAAAACATGTATCTCAGCTCCAAATGGAAAAATTATTGTTGAAAATGTTGTTAATACTGTATTATTAGAGGCTGATTCTATTATTGTTCTAAATGTTGAAGATGATGTAACATTATCTGCACGTGAAATTTTATTTTACGGGAGTAAGCTTACCTATGATTCTACAATTGAATTAAAACAAGGTGGTTCAATACGATTTTTTGAAAATTTTTCAATTCAAGGATTAAGTGGTGATGCAATGATCAAACTTGAAAATGGTAAAAAAATTAGAATGTTTAATCTCAAAACTAAAAGAATTAAAGATTTACCTGATGAATTTATTCCAAATAAAGAAAATTATGCAAAAGATGCCACTATGGTTGGGCATGGATTTACAATTACATATGATATGTTAGATAATCTCTCAAAAAAACCAACTAAAAAACAAAAAACTAGTTGGGCATCAAAGCTTGGCTTTTCAAAAAATTAA
- a CDS encoding HAMP domain-containing protein yields MLVLIVSVIALSITGFLSFNYADQILKDRAGDQLFGESTVRGDTLRLLFESRIEQNNIIASDPMIQLLISEMNDIPENEFQENKETNRRDFLIQIQAFQDLIGFSIGFEDVKIIGKNGKVFFSLAGNSNEDFLENSFFQRGLKESFVVFEPTESGKKMVVVSPVYADESKKGDESIGVIISRMRTAAIDSVLLNRSGLGETGESYIVSDKFLMLSESRFYEDVVFNQKVDTLGVQKCFKEGENYLGFYEDYRNIPIYGSSYCAVDLGIVLLVEIDKSEVEKPINILQERILQTGIVITIVMSIVAFVISKSISRPLIKLKIAANKISSGNFDVRTSIKTGDEIEELSNAFDSMAQKLQESLIEIKQKEEVIKQLKGDMLKFSQHEQNDCVGVVDMSDSTRITSKLSDQDITKLYEIFLNFMAKIIQEYKGQVVKNIGDALMFRFSNVDITDDAVLKNVVECCLSMIESHGKLQEKLKAANLPKLDYKISLTYGSVKVAESNTSNISDIFGPTVNRCFKINSLCPRNSFVIGENMYKMAKKLTGYEFIELCVIELKQKYDYNVFEVRRTELDRFGGR; encoded by the coding sequence TTGTTAGTACTGATTGTATCAGTTATTGCCCTTTCAATAACGGGATTTCTTAGTTTCAATTATGCGGATCAAATTCTAAAAGATAGAGCAGGAGATCAATTATTCGGAGAATCTACAGTGCGAGGAGATACACTAAGATTGCTTTTTGAATCAAGAATTGAGCAGAATAATATTATTGCTAGTGATCCAATGATTCAACTTTTAATTTCAGAAATGAATGATATCCCTGAAAATGAATTTCAAGAGAACAAAGAGACTAATCGTAGAGACTTTTTAATTCAAATCCAAGCATTTCAAGATCTAATTGGATTTTCCATTGGATTTGAAGACGTTAAAATAATTGGAAAGAATGGAAAAGTTTTCTTTTCACTTGCAGGTAATTCAAATGAAGATTTTCTTGAAAATTCATTTTTTCAAAGAGGATTGAAAGAATCGTTTGTTGTATTTGAACCTACAGAGTCTGGTAAAAAAATGGTTGTTGTTTCACCTGTTTATGCAGATGAGAGTAAAAAAGGTGATGAGTCAATTGGAGTAATAATTTCACGAATGCGAACTGCTGCAATAGATAGTGTTCTTCTAAATAGAAGTGGGTTAGGAGAAACTGGAGAATCTTATATTGTAAGTGACAAATTTTTGATGTTATCTGAATCTAGATTTTATGAAGATGTAGTGTTTAATCAGAAAGTAGATACTTTAGGTGTTCAAAAATGTTTTAAGGAAGGAGAAAATTATTTAGGATTTTATGAAGATTATAGAAATATTCCAATCTACGGCTCTTCATATTGTGCAGTTGATTTAGGAATTGTTTTGTTAGTAGAAATTGATAAATCAGAAGTAGAAAAACCAATAAACATCCTACAAGAAAGAATTCTTCAGACAGGAATAGTAATTACTATAGTAATGAGTATTGTTGCTTTTGTAATATCAAAATCAATTTCAAGACCGTTAATAAAATTAAAAATTGCTGCCAATAAAATTTCAAGCGGAAATTTTGATGTTAGAACTAGTATTAAAACTGGAGATGAAATTGAAGAATTATCAAATGCATTTGATTCAATGGCACAAAAACTACAAGAGTCATTAATTGAGATCAAACAAAAAGAAGAAGTCATCAAACAGCTTAAAGGTGATATGTTAAAGTTTTCGCAACATGAACAAAATGATTGTGTTGGAGTAGTTGATATGTCAGATTCTACTAGAATAACTTCAAAATTATCTGATCAAGACATTACAAAATTATACGAAATATTTCTTAATTTTATGGCAAAAATTATTCAAGAATACAAAGGTCAAGTAGTTAAAAATATTGGAGATGCTTTGATGTTCAGATTTTCAAATGTAGACATTACAGATGATGCAGTATTGAAAAATGTTGTAGAATGTTGTTTGTCAATGATTGAATCTCACGGTAAATTACAAGAAAAGCTTAAAGCAGCAAACTTACCTAAATTAGATTACAAGATTAGTTTAACATATGGTTCAGTAAAAGTGGCAGAGAGCAATACTTCTAATATTAGTGATATTTTTGGTCCTACAGTCAATCGATGTTTTAAAATTAATTCTCTTTGTCCAAGAAATAGCTTTGTTATTGGTGAGAATATGTATAAAATGGCAAAAAAATTGACGGGGTATGAGTTTATTGAATTGTGTGTTATTGAATTAAAACAAAAGTATGATTACAATGTATTTGAAGTTAGAAGAACAGAATTAGATAGATTTGGAGGAAGGTAA
- a CDS encoding plastocyanin/azurin family copper-binding protein, which produces MIFFILFSIFLTLASTSVVYAEEYVVDIPFGAYNPELNTPADTWYDPPQMSILVGDTIIWYNDDKEGHTVTSGEGSGRFGWMSDNFGTPDDYFNSGRFMPGESWSYTFEDSGVFPYYCTIHPWMEGVIVVEKLIPDFPHDATGAKVEFPLLQYTPDLDIEVNLSWEPPIIKTHEKIQFVYQFYDPQTNSNLAAMKYNFIIFQNGKEIFRDDGLSQIGGDYRNFIFSNSGSIIIRIEGIHTTSMFAEESVTVKGDVKDKEQRSVDFTSVVYDNPEKITHEAYHIKPAQRLTTYYELMIIIILVPAILFLFAFFWIIKKPKLSNNKPGAVKL; this is translated from the coding sequence ATGATATTCTTCATCTTATTCTCAATATTTCTTACTTTAGCTTCAACATCTGTTGTATATGCAGAAGAATATGTGGTTGATATTCCATTTGGAGCCTATAATCCTGAATTGAATACACCTGCTGATACGTGGTATGATCCTCCTCAGATGTCTATTCTTGTTGGTGATACCATTATTTGGTATAATGATGACAAAGAAGGTCACACAGTTACTAGTGGAGAAGGTTCCGGTCGATTTGGATGGATGAGTGATAATTTTGGAACCCCTGACGATTATTTTAACAGTGGCAGATTTATGCCAGGTGAATCATGGTCATACACGTTTGAAGACTCTGGTGTTTTTCCATATTATTGTACTATTCATCCTTGGATGGAAGGTGTAATAGTTGTGGAAAAATTAATTCCAGATTTTCCACATGATGCTACTGGTGCAAAAGTAGAATTTCCACTTTTACAATATACTCCAGATTTAGATATAGAAGTTAATCTGTCATGGGAACCTCCAATTATTAAAACTCATGAAAAAATTCAGTTTGTATATCAATTCTATGATCCTCAAACAAATTCAAATCTTGCAGCAATGAAATATAATTTTATAATATTCCAAAATGGTAAAGAAATTTTTCGAGATGATGGACTGAGTCAGATAGGTGGTGATTATAGAAATTTCATTTTTAGTAATTCTGGTTCAATTATAATAAGAATAGAAGGAATTCACACTACTTCAATGTTTGCTGAAGAAAGTGTAACCGTAAAAGGAGATGTTAAAGATAAAGAACAAAGATCAGTTGATTTTACTTCAGTAGTATATGACAACCCAGAAAAAATTACTCATGAAGCTTATCATATAAAACCAGCTCAGAGACTTACAACCTATTATGAATTAATGATAATTATTATTCTTGTTCCTGCGATATTATTCCTTTTTGCATTTTTTTGGATAATAAAAAAACCAAAACTATCAAACAACAAACCTGGTGCAGTTAAACTCTAA
- a CDS encoding 4Fe-4S binding protein has product MPVGIIPDISEQMCIGCALCVEICTTLGPDVLRVKPVEGWKRGKAFVFYPERCISDGACIGVCPTKAIFWMRPMDFTVGQPVPLYKNSVFVKGWTELID; this is encoded by the coding sequence ATGCCAGTAGGAATTATTCCAGACATCAGCGAACAAATGTGTATCGGATGTGCACTATGTGTAGAAATCTGTACCACATTGGGACCAGATGTCCTTAGAGTAAAACCAGTTGAAGGCTGGAAGAGAGGTAAAGCATTTGTTTTCTATCCAGAAAGATGTATTTCTGATGGTGCATGCATAGGTGTATGCCCAACAAAAGCAATTTTTTGGATGAGACCAATGGACTTTACTGTTGGACAACCAGTTCCACTCTACAAGAACTCAGTCTTCGTCAAAGGTTGGACTGAATTAATCGATTAG
- a CDS encoding Snf7 family protein — protein sequence MPNLSKNWSKQPKSGITEKINDTIKPKGALKPRVQEGIRKLQLQIKKLDSMLTSLKERDAKLFQRIVDATQKHDVQTSKVLGNELAEVRKVTKILSNARIALERIELRLTTCSDLGDTVVAIIPTMGLMKNLKSSLGKIMPGAEQEIGQMAEMLGGFMTESFSGDSVFGVDSTTNSESESILKEAAAVAENSAGQMFPSVPTNSYQATNTKFL from the coding sequence TTGCCGAATCTATCAAAAAATTGGTCAAAACAACCAAAATCTGGTATTACTGAAAAAATTAATGATACAATCAAACCAAAGGGAGCATTAAAACCAAGAGTTCAAGAAGGAATTAGAAAATTACAATTACAAATTAAAAAATTAGATTCAATGCTTACAAGCTTAAAAGAGCGTGATGCTAAACTATTTCAAAGAATTGTAGATGCTACACAAAAACATGATGTTCAAACTAGTAAAGTTCTTGGAAATGAGCTTGCTGAAGTAAGAAAAGTTACAAAAATTTTGAGTAATGCTAGAATCGCGTTAGAACGAATTGAATTAAGATTAACTACATGTAGTGATCTTGGAGATACAGTTGTAGCAATTATACCTACAATGGGTTTGATGAAGAATCTAAAATCATCTCTAGGAAAAATAATGCCTGGAGCAGAACAAGAAATTGGTCAAATGGCAGAAATGCTTGGAGGCTTTATGACTGAAAGTTTCTCTGGAGATTCAGTATTTGGGGTAGATTCAACTACTAATTCAGAATCTGAAAGTATTTTGAAAGAAGCTGCCGCTGTAGCAGAAAACTCAGCAGGACAGATGTTTCCATCAGTTCCTACAAATAGTTATCAAGCAACTAATACCAAATTTCTATAA
- a CDS encoding transcriptional regulator: MFDKFKDGDEEMVEEKTQESENIDSSSKVESSNEIGISELMGKRAKLEEAIDYVGLMIKNLKDKRTLLEKDIEEESVDIKNLREKLQKVSEYIDEENRGIKELAKKRLQVETEADEVGSTIKILQEKLVGVDRIIDSEGNRVKKIKESRDSIDG; this comes from the coding sequence ATGTTTGATAAATTCAAAGATGGTGATGAAGAAATGGTGGAAGAAAAAACACAAGAAAGTGAAAATATTGATTCTAGCTCTAAAGTCGAGTCATCAAACGAGATTGGTATTAGTGAGCTAATGGGAAAACGTGCAAAATTAGAAGAAGCCATAGATTATGTTGGTTTGATGATAAAGAATCTCAAAGACAAAAGAACCCTACTTGAAAAAGATATTGAAGAAGAATCAGTTGATATTAAAAATCTTAGAGAAAAATTACAAAAAGTTAGTGAATATATTGATGAAGAGAATAGAGGAATTAAGGAGCTTGCAAAAAAAAGACTACAAGTAGAAACTGAAGCTGATGAAGTAGGTTCAACTATCAAAATTTTACAAGAGAAACTTGTAGGGGTTGACAGAATAATTGATAGCGAAGGAAACAGAGTCAAAAAAATCAAAGAATCTAGAGATTCTATTGATGGTTAA
- a CDS encoding MarR family transcriptional regulator: MSKQQYRSEMGIMGDILDVTADGGRGGVIVSAISRKANLSHYAVLDKCEKLVEAGLVESVKNDRNRVFLITEKGLQFFQEFKRFQGLVESMNLRY; this comes from the coding sequence ATGTCAAAACAACAATACAGGTCCGAAATGGGCATAATGGGTGATATCTTAGACGTTACCGCTGATGGCGGTCGTGGTGGAGTCATTGTATCTGCAATCTCTCGCAAAGCCAACCTATCTCACTACGCAGTACTAGACAAATGTGAGAAACTGGTAGAAGCAGGCTTAGTCGAATCCGTCAAAAATGATAGGAATAGAGTCTTTTTGATTACTGAAAAAGGACTTCAGTTTTTTCAGGAATTTAAGAGATTCCAGGGACTGGTAGAAAGCATGAATCTAAGGTATTGA
- a CDS encoding MarR family transcriptional regulator, producing MNPEIVQIHRKEILREDGMLFVRTNGILEIMIKTPLLVASLIIVALTMPIQTSFSSTRTLDLTLYSDGSTHVSSKLDVDPLDPDFEVDLFGSSIDNFVAVGENGFLLSSEIVGDKATIDTFGSFTITIDYDIHDLISKEGRVWTFSLDSPTDYSLLMPPNSIIVGMTTLPSNMKIINEQTKLDLSTGFSEINYILDTTPTPTPTPTPTPTPTPTPTPTPEQQSVDIPIFALIGVPIVVSVAGAIIMIKRKQTKSLPVIQTENTFEPRTNVVSNDIETIFSLRPDMRDDDKEIVKFISENGGEILESDLRKKFLQPRTTMWRAVKRLERLGVIETSKKDLQNLIRLKKNVEEEE from the coding sequence ATGAACCCAGAAATCGTACAAATCCATAGAAAAGAGATTCTTAGAGAAGATGGAATGCTTTTTGTAAGGACTAATGGTATCCTCGAAATAATGATTAAGACACCACTGCTAGTTGCAAGCTTAATTATCGTTGCACTCACGATGCCCATTCAGACCTCATTCAGTTCTACTCGAACTCTTGATCTTACTCTTTATTCGGATGGTTCTACCCATGTTTCATCTAAGTTAGATGTAGATCCATTAGATCCTGACTTTGAAGTTGATCTATTTGGTTCATCTATTGATAACTTTGTGGCAGTTGGTGAAAATGGATTTTTGTTATCTAGTGAAATAGTTGGTGACAAGGCAACTATTGATACTTTTGGTTCTTTCACTATTACAATTGATTATGATATTCATGACTTAATTTCAAAAGAGGGAAGAGTTTGGACTTTCTCTCTTGACTCTCCAACCGATTATTCATTGTTAATGCCACCAAACTCCATTATTGTAGGAATGACTACCCTTCCGTCAAATATGAAAATAATTAACGAACAAACCAAATTAGACCTAAGTACAGGTTTTTCAGAAATTAACTATATTTTAGATACAACCCCTACTCCAACCCCTACTCCAACCCCTACTCCAACCCCTACTCCAACCCCTACTCCAACCCCAGAACAACAATCTGTGGATATTCCAATATTTGCCTTGATTGGAGTTCCTATTGTAGTATCTGTAGCAGGAGCAATTATTATGATTAAGCGAAAACAAACAAAATCTTTACCAGTAATACAAACTGAAAATACTTTTGAACCTAGAACAAATGTTGTCTCTAATGATATTGAAACTATTTTTAGCCTAAGGCCTGACATGCGTGATGATGATAAAGAAATTGTAAAATTTATTTCTGAAAATGGAGGAGAGATCTTAGAAAGTGATCTAAGAAAAAAATTCCTACAACCGAGAACTACAATGTGGAGAGCAGTAAAACGACTAGAAAGATTAGGAGTAATTGAAACTTCTAAAAAGGATTTGCAAAATCTAATACGATTAAAGAAAAATGTGGAGGAAGAAGAATGA
- a CDS encoding ceramidase, which yields MASKSIIVGVGIPMIIVGALMAWLWAPMEGDFKNQVELIGSTIGILGVAFVVSGLFYTKEPVMH from the coding sequence ATGGCATCAAAATCGATAATTGTTGGTGTAGGCATACCAATGATAATTGTTGGTGCATTAATGGCTTGGTTATGGGCTCCAATGGAAGGAGATTTTAAGAATCAAGTTGAGCTTATTGGTAGTACTATTGGTATCTTGGGAGTAGCATTTGTCGTTTCTGGATTATTTTATACCAAAGAACCTGTAATGCATTAA
- a CDS encoding 7-carboxy-7-deazaguanine synthase QueE produces MKVRLFEIFTSIEGEGILYGTKTLFVRFAGCPFTCFYCDTKESLPLDSGTEYTIEDASNLIDSNLRNNTYKVNFTGGDPLIQHEAVALLAKHIQDKKIHTYLESSCFDIDRFNHVLPFIDIVKIEFKTKDSDFIASQYYDKLISHTMKCLDSSIKAKKTTYIKIVVSSKTDLNEFKELVKDIFKIVSRDDIDGFIIQPTYGISEPSLDLLLNLYDLVFPYYIDVKVVPQLHKLIGAP; encoded by the coding sequence TTGAAAGTCAGGTTATTTGAGATATTTACATCAATTGAAGGTGAAGGGATTCTTTATGGTACAAAGACTCTTTTTGTGAGATTTGCAGGATGTCCTTTTACTTGTTTTTATTGTGATACAAAGGAGTCACTCCCACTTGATTCTGGAACAGAATATACAATTGAAGATGCAAGCAATCTAATTGATTCTAATTTAAGAAATAACACATACAAAGTAAATTTTACTGGAGGTGATCCTCTAATTCAACATGAAGCAGTTGCATTACTTGCAAAACACATTCAAGACAAAAAAATTCACACATATCTTGAATCATCATGCTTTGATATTGATAGATTCAATCACGTTTTACCGTTCATTGATATTGTTAAAATAGAATTCAAAACAAAGGATTCTGATTTTATAGCTTCGCAATACTATGATAAATTAATTAGCCACACAATGAAATGCCTTGATTCATCTATAAAAGCAAAGAAAACAACTTATATCAAAATTGTAGTTAGTTCAAAAACTGATTTAAATGAATTTAAAGAACTAGTAAAGGATATTTTTAAAATTGTATCTAGGGATGACATTGATGGGTTTATTATTCAACCGACATACGGTATATCTGAACCATCATTAGATCTTTTGTTGAATTTATATGATTTAGTATTCCCATATTATATTGATGTTAAGGTTGTTCCTCAACTACACAAATTAATTGGCGCACCATAA
- the folE gene encoding GTP cyclohydrolase I FolE, with translation MDKERVKKLVRELIIELGEDPTREGLRETPERIANMYKEIFGGYDSDSELSVQFSEDSDVVIARNIQFYSMCEHHMLPFYGKIHIAYSPNGRVFGISKLVRLVEKYSKRLQIQERLTKNIADELNAQGVNGVIVLVDAEHLCMKMRGVKNDAMLSSSAFRGIYENKEEKAAIMTQIRKNLTDSYF, from the coding sequence ATGGATAAGGAACGCGTAAAAAAACTTGTTAGAGAATTAATCATTGAACTAGGTGAGGATCCTACTCGTGAGGGATTGAGAGAAACTCCTGAAAGAATTGCAAATATGTACAAAGAAATCTTCGGAGGCTATGATTCTGATTCCGAGCTTTCTGTACAGTTCTCAGAAGACTCTGATGTGGTAATTGCACGTAATATTCAATTTTATTCAATGTGTGAACATCACATGCTACCCTTCTATGGAAAAATCCATATTGCCTACTCTCCCAATGGCAGAGTTTTTGGTATATCAAAACTTGTTAGACTAGTTGAAAAATATTCAAAGCGACTTCAAATTCAAGAGCGACTAACTAAGAATATCGCCGATGAGTTAAATGCTCAAGGAGTTAATGGTGTTATAGTTTTAGTAGATGCTGAACACCTTTGTATGAAAATGCGTGGTGTTAAAAATGACGCAATGCTATCGTCCTCAGCATTTAGAGGAATATATGAAAATAAAGAAGAAAAAGCAGCCATAATGACACAAATTAGAAAAAATTTGACAGATTCCTATTTTTAA